CCGACGACACCCGCGACCTCGTCCTCCTCGATGAACCGACAGCTCACCTGGATACCGACAGTGCGCAGTCCGTGATTAGGCTCCTGCACGCACGTGCCCGGCGCGGAGCCACAGTGATTGCCACCAGCCATGATCCGCTGTTGATTGCGGCCGCCGACGGCGTGGTGGAGGTGCAGTCGCGATGACTACTCTGCAAGCGCTTCGTCGCCTGGTGAAACCCCGCGACCTGGTTTGGCCGGTGTTGGCGGGCACCATCACGCTGCTGTCCGCGCTGAGTCTGACCGTGGTGTCGGCGTGGCTGATTACGCGTTCTTGGCAGATGCCACCGCTGATGGACATCACCTTGGCGGTGACGTCTGTGCGCGCGCTGGGTATTTCGCGAGCTGCGTTTCGATACCTCGACCGGTTGGTCTCCCACGATGTGGCGTTGCGCACCGCCGAGCGCTCGCGCGTGAAGCTATGGGAGCATTTCGTGGCCGACCGTACGCTGGCGCTGCGTGAGCGTTCCGATATTGTCACAGCGCTTGGGGCGAATATTGACGCACTTGCCGATGCCGTCGTGCGATCAATAGTGCCCGCATTGGTGGCGCTGATGACCTCTCTCATCGCCGTCATTTTTGTGGCTCTACTCTCGCCTGCCGCTACGGTTCTCCTGGCGGTGGGACTGCTTCTGGCCGGCGGTGTTGCTCCTTACCTGACGTATCGCACCACTGCGCGCTCAAGTCAGCGTCGCGCGGCCGCGCTTCAGTCGCATGCCGCTGCCGTCGAAGCGCTGCTTTCCGACGCCGCCGGCCTGCGTATCCACGGCCAGTTGGATGAGGCAGTCTCTGCCGCGTCATCCTCCAGCAAAACGGTTGCGGCCATCGATGACGCCGCAGGTCGAGCAAATGCCCGCGCCTCCGCACTGAGCACCGCGGCTAGCGTGTTGACCACTGTCCTGACCGTGGTCGTAGCGTCGTGGTTAGTGACGGATTCGGCCGGGGGCGCTGGAGGCGGTTTACTGCACTCCCCCGAGTGGCTGACAGTTCTGGTTCTGGTGCCGCTAGCTGCTTTTGAAGCGGTTGGTCCGCTGCCAGCTGCTGCGCAAACACTGGCGCAATCGAGGGAAGCCTTGCTGACGCTTGCGTCGAATGCGGGCGAATCAGAGGAAGCGGATGTCATGCGCTCGTCCCCAGCCCCCACAGCGCCAATTCACACGTCCACGCTCCCTCAGAACCACCTGGCAGTTCGGCCAACTCTGCAGGTTCAAGACTTGATCGTGGGCTACCCCGACGACAACAGCTCGAATACTGCGGAAGAGCCCGCTGCCCAGCCAGCTCAACTGCCGATGCAAAACTTCGAGGTCACCTTTGGCGACTACCGGGAAATCACGGCGCCGTCGGGAAGCGGAAAGACCACGCTGCTGAAAACAATCGCCGGACTAATCCCGCCGGTTGCGGGCACGGTGACCATCGCTGACGGAGACGGACGCGAGCTGTGGCGCAGTGCGGCAAGTGCCGGAGAACCCCACGAAAACACGGAGCAGTGCGACCTGGTGCGCTTCGTCGCCGAGGATGAGCACATCTTCGCCACGACGGTGCGGGACAACATCTCTATTGGTAACCCGCAGGTCAGCGACGATGACATTTACTCCGTGCTGGACGCCGTGGGCCTGCGCGATTGGGTCGATGCCGCACCCGACGGCCTGGACACGATTCTGGACAGCGGCGCGGACAGTCTCTCGGGTGGTCAGCGGCGCAGGCTCATTCTCACCCGTGCGCTTGTCAGCACAGCGCCAATTTTGCTTCTCGACGAGCCCACTGAACACCTCGACGAGGAGTCGAGTCACATCCTGGAAATTCTCCGCAATACCACCGACCTGCCCGGTGGGAGGGGGCGCCGAACGGTGATCGTCGTCAGGCATCCGCGGACGCAGCGCTAACCGGGGCGATCCGATCTGCCAGATAAAACAGATTCGAAAACGGCAGTTCAGCGTGACACAATACTGTACGTGTTAGATACCTCCACGAGTCCACTCAGTGCCGCCACACCCGCCGATGCCACGTCCGCGCACATGCACATCGGCCCCTTTGAGCTCGCCTCCCCCGTGGTACTCGCGCCGATGGCCGGTATCACCAACGTGGCATTCCGCACGCTGTGCCGCGAGCAGGAGCTGCAGCGTACAGGCACGGTCTCCGGTCTCTACGTCTGCGAGATGGTCACCGCCCGCGCATTGGTCGAACGCAATGAAAAGACCATGCACATGACCACCTTCGCGCCCGACGAGAACCCCCGCAGCCTGCAGCTCTACACCACTGACCCGAAGTGGACCTACGAGGCCGCGAAGATGATCGTCGACGAAAACCTCGCCGACCACATCGACATGAACTTCGGTTGCCCGGTACCAAAGGTCACCCGCAAGGGCGGCGGCTCGGCGCTGCCATATAAGCGTCGCCTCTTCGGCAACATCGTCGCCGCAGCGGTCAAGGCCACGGAGGGCACGGACATCCCGGTGACCGTGAAGTTCCGCGTCGGCATCGATGACGAGCACCACACGCACCTCGACGCCGGCCGCATCGCCGCCGAGATGGGCGCCCAGGCTGTGGCTCTGCACGCCCGCACTGCAGCGCAGCGCTACTCCGGCCACGCTGACTGGTCGCAGATCGCGCGGCTGAAGGAGCACATGGTCGACTCCGGCTTCAGCGATATCCCAGTGCTTGGCAACGGCGATATCTTCGCCTCCACCGATGCCCGCAAAATGCTCGACGAGACCGGCTGCGACGGTGTCGTCGTCGGTCGCGGCTGCCTTGGCCGCCCGTGGCTGTTCGCGCAGTTGTCCGCCGAGCTGCGTGGCGAAGAAGTGCCGCCGGCACCAACATTTGGTGAGGTCGCGGGGATTATCCGTCGTCACGCGGAACTGCTCGTGGAGCACGAGGGCGAGCGTAAGGGCTGCCGCGACCTGCGCAAGCACATTGCCTGGTACCTGCGGGGATACCCTGCCGGCAGTGAGGTGCGGAAGTCTCTTGCGCGCGTCGATTCGCTGGCAACGCTCGACGAGATTCTCGCACCGCTTTACGACGGCCCCAGCGCCCACGCCCGCCCGGAGGACGCCGACGGCGCCCGCGGCCGACAGGGGTCCCCTGCAAAGGTGGTCTTGCCGGAGGGCTGGCTGGACGACCCGGAGGACGACACCGTGCCCGAGGGCGCGGAGATTATGCACTCCGGTGGCTAAGCTTCGGTTCTGAGCGAGTGTTTACATAACTTTACGAGGGGTAATTGGGGGCTCCCCACTAACGCGCGACGTTGTTGAGGATTGCCTACTATGGAACGCATGCGCACTGTCTACCGAGAACAAATGGACAACTTGGCCCACAGCCTGATTGTGATGTGTGACCGAGTTGGCTCCATGCACAAGCTTGCGAACAAGGCTCTCTTCGAGGCTGATTTGGTCTCGGCTGAAACAGTTCTTTCCCAGATTGATTCTCTCGAGGACCTGCGCCAGGATGCGGAGCAGCGAGCCTTCGAGCTGTTGGCCCGCGAAGCTCCTGTGGCTGGTGATCTCCGACAGATTGTCAGTGGCCTCTACATTGTCGAGGACATCTCCCGCATGGGCGCGTTGAGTGTGCATATTGCCAACGTTGCCCGGCGTCGCCACCCGAACAAGGCACTGCCGGAGCCCGTGGAGGGGTTCTTCCGCGAGATGGCCTCCGTATCTGAGCAGATGACGCACGAAACCCGTCAGGTGCTCATCGACTACGACGTTGACCAGGCATTGGCCTTGGATAAGACCGATGACAGCATCGATGACATTCACCAGCACCTGTTTACGCTGACCAACGACGATAATTGGCCACACTCCCCTGCGCAGACAGTGGATGTCACTCTGCTGAGCCGCTTCTACGAGCGTTACGCGGATCACGCTGTCGAGGTTGCCGCCCGGATTATTTACCTGGCCACCGGTTACAAGCGCGATGTCTACCTGGACAAGCTTGAGGACGAACGCGACCAGCGCAGCTTTAACCAACGCCTGCAGGCCTTGGAGCGTCACCTGCGGATGTAGGTTCGTGAAGCTGCAGGCTGTTGGGAGGCTGGGCTGTAGGGCTGCTGGGCGGGGCTGGGTGTTGGGCTGAGCTGTAGAGATGTTGGGGGTGGCTGCTGGCCTGGGGCGCGGGTTTTTAGGCCGGAGTGGAGCCGTTTTTAAGCCTCACCAGGCTAAACACCTCCCCAGCCAAACACTGCCCCAGCCCGAGAAACTGACTAGGTTTATGACACTTTACTGCGAGTAAACGCTATTCATCTGACATAAACCTAGTCAGTAACTGTTTGTGCGATTACTTTTCGCGTTAGATGTCTGGAGAATGCCGATTCTTATATCGTGTCCATCCCCGCGACCCAAGAGACAGCCGCTACTCAAGAGACAGCAACAAAAGACTTCTTTGACATTAAATCTGGGGTGACTGCCAGAACTCCCTGATCTGCCCCATCAATGGGCACAACGATTACCACGTTACCTGCGATTTCGCCGTTCTCATACACCGTCTCGAGGGTGTCAAACTCGTCAGGCGCCACCGCCCAAAGCTCCGTTTCGTCCGTGGTTTGGCCACCTGCAGTTACATAATTAATACCAAGCCAGGAACTCTGCCCCTGAGGGTCATTCCCCTTGTACTTTGCAGTAACATGCACAAGTCCGTATACAAACCCCTCTGGAGCAGGGTCATTGAACTGATTTTCCGCCAGAACCTCATCGTTAGCGTTTAGATTTACGCTATCGATAGTAATGGCCCACTGCTCACTTTCGATGGTCGTTCCAATCGGCAACGGATTCTCCCGACTACTGCCCGCAGCACCAGAATCGGAAGAATCAGATTTGCTTCCATCCGGGCTAGAGGCAGTCGTATCCCGATTGAACGCATCATCCACGGCATTGCCTACCGAAGAAACAAATACAATTGGCGCAATGAGCAATCCCAACACAGAAAGAATCAGAGCGATAAGAGCTGGTTTTTTGGTAGTTGCGCGCTGAAACAGTCCGACGACCGATAAAATAAATGCAACCGGTAGCGCCACCCAACCAATAATCAAAGCCCCCGGGATACAACCGAGTAAACCAATAATCGCAACTACAAGTGCAATGTAACCGACAATTGGCTTCGGCGCTTTCTCTTCGGCGATTACTGGCCAAGATTGCTCACCCACAGGG
The sequence above is drawn from the Corynebacterium jeikeium genome and encodes:
- the cydC gene encoding thiol reductant ABC exporter subunit CydC, with product MTTLQALRRLVKPRDLVWPVLAGTITLLSALSLTVVSAWLITRSWQMPPLMDITLAVTSVRALGISRAAFRYLDRLVSHDVALRTAERSRVKLWEHFVADRTLALRERSDIVTALGANIDALADAVVRSIVPALVALMTSLIAVIFVALLSPAATVLLAVGLLLAGGVAPYLTYRTTARSSQRRAAALQSHAAAVEALLSDAAGLRIHGQLDEAVSAASSSSKTVAAIDDAAGRANARASALSTAASVLTTVLTVVVASWLVTDSAGGAGGGLLHSPEWLTVLVLVPLAAFEAVGPLPAAAQTLAQSREALLTLASNAGESEEADVMRSSPAPTAPIHTSTLPQNHLAVRPTLQVQDLIVGYPDDNSSNTAEEPAAQPAQLPMQNFEVTFGDYREITAPSGSGKTTLLKTIAGLIPPVAGTVTIADGDGRELWRSAASAGEPHENTEQCDLVRFVAEDEHIFATTVRDNISIGNPQVSDDDIYSVLDAVGLRDWVDAAPDGLDTILDSGADSLSGGQRRRLILTRALVSTAPILLLDEPTEHLDEESSHILEILRNTTDLPGGRGRRTVIVVRHPRTQR
- the dusB gene encoding tRNA dihydrouridine synthase DusB codes for the protein MHIGPFELASPVVLAPMAGITNVAFRTLCREQELQRTGTVSGLYVCEMVTARALVERNEKTMHMTTFAPDENPRSLQLYTTDPKWTYEAAKMIVDENLADHIDMNFGCPVPKVTRKGGGSALPYKRRLFGNIVAAAVKATEGTDIPVTVKFRVGIDDEHHTHLDAGRIAAEMGAQAVALHARTAAQRYSGHADWSQIARLKEHMVDSGFSDIPVLGNGDIFASTDARKMLDETGCDGVVVGRGCLGRPWLFAQLSAELRGEEVPPAPTFGEVAGIIRRHAELLVEHEGERKGCRDLRKHIAWYLRGYPAGSEVRKSLARVDSLATLDEILAPLYDGPSAHARPEDADGARGRQGSPAKVVLPEGWLDDPEDDTVPEGAEIMHSGG
- the phoU gene encoding phosphate signaling complex protein PhoU; the encoded protein is MERMRTVYREQMDNLAHSLIVMCDRVGSMHKLANKALFEADLVSAETVLSQIDSLEDLRQDAEQRAFELLAREAPVAGDLRQIVSGLYIVEDISRMGALSVHIANVARRRHPNKALPEPVEGFFREMASVSEQMTHETRQVLIDYDVDQALALDKTDDSIDDIHQHLFTLTNDDNWPHSPAQTVDVTLLSRFYERYADHAVEVAARIIYLATGYKRDVYLDKLEDERDQRSFNQRLQALERHLRM